The nucleotide window GAGGATGACCCGACGGCCGTGGAATCTGATGGCGGCCTCCTGATGGATCATATGGTCAGGCTGTGACAGCGATGGTGGACGGGTTCTCGGCGCCGACGGTGTGGCGGAGGGTCGCCGCGAGTTGCGGGAGTTGGCGGTAGCCCTTCACGCGTCGGAACTGGGTGTGGGCGGCGGTCATGCCGGCGGCAGCCCAGCGCAGGCGCATGTCGCCGTTCTGCCAGCGCTTCACGTTGCGGGCGTGGGCGCGCACGATCTCGATCATCGACTCCACCGGGTTCGTGCTCATCACCGTCTTGAGCAGCGTCCCGGTCACGCCGAGGCGGTTGATGGTAAGCGTCTCGGCGAGCCCTTCGCGGAGGCTGGCGGCGGCGTCGGGGTTGACCTTGTCGAGCCGAGCGGCGAGCGCACGAAGCGCGGCTTCGGCCTCGTCGGGGTTGGGGTTCGCCCAGGCGGCGCGCAGCTTGCGGCGCACCCACGGCCGTTCGGCCTCGGGCAGATGGTCGATCACGTTCCTCTCCTTGTGGAGTCGGCAGCGGGCGATCACGGCGTTGTCGCCGAACACGTCGCCGACCGCTTTCTTGAGCGCTTTGGCGCCGTCGAGAACGAACAGCACGCCCTCTGAGGCGTCGAGGCCGCGGTCGCGCAGCCCC belongs to Gaiella occulta and includes:
- a CDS encoding IS256 family transposase, which encodes YRTALEPVGEAVESTASGTSQSSVSRRFISATAERLAEFRSRPLDDQRWLIVFVDGFEFAGHTMIGALGVTADGTKVPLGVVEGSTENATVVRHLITGLRDRGLDASEGVLFVLDGAKALKKAVGDVFGDNAVIARCRLHKERNVIDHLPEAERPWVRRKLRAAWANPNPDEAEAALRALAARLDKVNPDAAASLREGLAETLTINRLGVTGTLLKTVMSTNPVESMIEIVRAHARNVKRWQNGDMRLRWAAAGMTAAHTQFRRVKGYRQLPQLAATLRHTVGAENPSTIAVTA